From Rudanella lutea DSM 19387, a single genomic window includes:
- a CDS encoding transposase family protein: MDLTPLLPLGFLFCHHQLTDDSLVIGLLAIDAVGSCPLCQTPANRVHSFYQCTLADLPISGKRIKLHV; this comes from the coding sequence ATGGACCTGACCCCACTCTTGCCGCTTGGATTTCTGTTCTGCCACCATCAACTCACCGACGACTCATTGGTTATTGGTTTGTTAGCCATCGATGCGGTTGGCAGTTGTCCGCTTTGTCAGACACCCGCCAACCGAGTGCATAGTTTCTACCAATGCACCTTAGCCGACCTACCCATAAGTGGTAAACGCATCAAACTCCACGTGTGA
- a CDS encoding RNA polymerase sigma factor produces the protein MRIPLSKESLRDEELVQLYLNTRQAVYFDALYIRYQSKVISLCSRYTKRQEDAKDLSQDLFLKVLARLDSFSGTARFSTWVYSVTQNLCYDHLRRQDKILIEVVEESEFLQMNLAAAENEESFACPEQLRKSMETLNNQERKFIRQHYFDQLSIRDMAQQNQLSESAVKMRLMRARGRLRQNYIQFVQV, from the coding sequence GTGAGAATACCTCTATCAAAAGAATCATTACGTGATGAAGAACTTGTTCAGTTATACTTGAACACGCGTCAGGCCGTCTATTTCGACGCCCTTTACATACGCTACCAGAGTAAAGTGATAAGTTTGTGTAGCCGCTATACAAAGCGTCAAGAAGATGCAAAAGATCTATCCCAAGACCTTTTTCTAAAAGTCTTAGCCCGGCTTGACAGCTTCAGCGGTACTGCTCGGTTCAGTACTTGGGTGTACTCCGTAACTCAGAATTTATGCTATGACCATCTGCGTCGGCAGGACAAAATTCTGATTGAGGTAGTCGAAGAATCTGAATTTTTGCAAATGAATCTGGCAGCTGCTGAAAATGAAGAAAGTTTTGCGTGCCCTGAACAGCTCCGCAAGTCCATGGAAACGTTAAACAATCAGGAACGGAAGTTTATCAGGCAACATTATTTTGATCAGCTGTCGATTCGTGATATGGCGCAACAAAATCAACTCTCTGAAAGTGCAGTCAAAATGCGGCTGATGAGGGCACGTGGTCGTTTGCGACAGAATTATATACAGTTTGTACAGGTGTAG
- a CDS encoding transposase, with protein MFLYEVDLPETDRLLLKHLLGGNEPISQVHRLGLQFKKLMETKQAHELASWCADVENLLILSGFVWAIRQDFAAIEEAFLSEWSNKQTEEQVNRLKTIKRTMYGKANFDLLRLRVLAQNWTGPPK; from the coding sequence ATGTTCCTTTATGAAGTGGATTTGCCAGAAACAGATCGGCTCCTTCTGAAACACTTGCTTGGTGGTAATGAACCTATCAGCCAAGTCCATCGCTTGGGTTTACAATTCAAGAAACTGATGGAGACTAAACAAGCTCATGAGTTAGCTAGTTGGTGTGCTGATGTCGAAAATTTACTTATCTTGAGTGGTTTTGTGTGGGCCATCCGTCAAGATTTTGCTGCCATTGAAGAAGCCTTCCTCTCAGAGTGGAGTAATAAGCAAACGGAGGAACAGGTGAACCGGCTGAAGACCATCAAGCGAACGATGTATGGCAAAGCAAACTTTGACCTATTACGGCTGCGGGTGTTGGCCCAAAATTGGACTGGTCCCCCAAAGTGA
- a CDS encoding sensor histidine kinase, with product MRSFLLFILVWLSFLCQAQTTASSPIAKWKYEIAAAAHDSIRLRICTQIVRQYQIENQYDSLYQYVQRGLGFHKASPSDFYVCELHYYLGRYYRHKGLYRRGISPLQQAIAHADRAGSEAKSARYQYVLAVMFSDAGQLEKAVEQIGNNLKYLLTHYNEPMLAANYLLIIELYGNMGNTNLQAQYQQKYLSLVKDSWPPDHRMYAHIMKGQVLEKKNRWQGAANEYRAGLRCAQRTGDSLKVIEMLHYLGVNGRHRRQYLSALSLFNNMEVMARRLHDLSFQATAKREQAITYLLMQQPKTALQKARQAANYSRQNKQEEELIITLQTLVTALEANGEYRNALIVSREAQQIKDRRFAEQSAQKVAQMQAEFDSETSEHTIRVLQKNAQIAQLQASRQQQQIQLAQRTQLAAAVVIGLLGILCGVVIYFLRKTQRTNIQLNEQQQLLQQTADALAESNATKDKLFSLISHDLRSPVASMKNSIRQLRSLDTEFHLKPLMNRLDLQVDSVLHLLTNLLDWSMVQLKGFQLNFESLVLQELVAEVLSQTSELIQQKQLTVINQVDKHQLVVADRHQLMAVIRNVLTNAIKFTPTDGFIRLHTVAKSAMVELHIRDTGVGMTAEQISNLFKSPDVRSGTSGEKGVGLGLRICREMMDRQGGTLWVEQLPKSGTLVRIGIATPVQTVYNSVANDHVPSSAAF from the coding sequence ATGCGCTCGTTTCTACTGTTCATCCTGGTTTGGCTATCTTTTCTGTGTCAGGCACAAACCACTGCATCATCACCAATAGCGAAATGGAAGTATGAGATTGCAGCTGCTGCGCATGATAGTATCCGGTTGCGCATCTGCACCCAGATTGTCAGGCAGTATCAGATCGAGAATCAATACGATAGTCTGTATCAGTATGTGCAGCGGGGGCTGGGGTTTCACAAGGCAAGCCCTTCCGATTTTTACGTCTGTGAATTACACTATTATCTCGGTCGCTATTACCGGCACAAAGGGCTTTATCGCCGGGGTATTAGTCCGCTACAACAGGCAATTGCTCATGCTGATCGGGCAGGCAGCGAGGCCAAATCAGCCCGGTATCAGTATGTGCTTGCCGTTATGTTTTCCGATGCCGGCCAGTTGGAAAAAGCCGTAGAGCAGATAGGCAACAACCTGAAATACCTGCTCACACACTATAACGAGCCTATGCTTGCAGCCAACTATCTGCTGATTATTGAGTTATACGGCAACATGGGTAATACGAACCTACAGGCTCAGTATCAGCAAAAATACCTTTCACTCGTTAAAGATAGCTGGCCACCCGACCACAGAATGTATGCCCACATTATGAAAGGGCAGGTATTGGAAAAAAAGAATAGGTGGCAAGGTGCAGCCAATGAATATCGAGCCGGGTTACGTTGTGCTCAGCGAACCGGGGACTCGCTCAAGGTGATAGAAATGCTGCATTACCTTGGGGTAAACGGACGGCACCGGCGTCAATACTTATCCGCACTTAGTTTGTTCAACAACATGGAGGTAATGGCTCGCCGATTGCACGACCTGTCGTTTCAGGCAACGGCTAAGCGTGAACAGGCCATAACATATCTGCTGATGCAACAGCCCAAAACTGCGCTGCAGAAGGCCCGACAGGCCGCCAACTACTCGCGCCAGAACAAGCAAGAAGAAGAGTTGATAATCACTCTGCAAACGCTGGTTACTGCGCTCGAAGCCAACGGAGAGTACCGCAATGCACTGATCGTTAGCCGTGAAGCTCAGCAAATTAAAGATCGGCGGTTTGCTGAACAAAGTGCCCAGAAAGTAGCGCAGATGCAGGCCGAGTTCGACAGCGAAACGAGTGAGCATACGATTCGGGTGCTCCAGAAGAACGCGCAAATTGCCCAACTTCAGGCAAGTCGGCAGCAACAGCAAATTCAACTGGCTCAGCGAACACAGCTTGCAGCAGCTGTAGTAATCGGGCTGTTGGGGATCCTATGTGGGGTTGTTATCTATTTTCTTCGAAAAACGCAACGTACTAACATCCAGTTAAATGAACAGCAGCAACTGTTGCAGCAAACGGCCGATGCACTGGCAGAATCCAATGCCACTAAAGATAAGCTATTCTCGCTAATTAGCCACGATCTGCGTAGCCCGGTGGCCAGCATGAAGAATAGCATCCGTCAGTTACGGTCCTTAGACACAGAGTTCCATCTGAAACCTCTGATGAACCGTTTAGATCTACAGGTCGACAGTGTGCTGCACCTATTAACAAACCTACTCGATTGGTCAATGGTACAGCTAAAGGGGTTTCAGCTTAATTTTGAATCGCTTGTTTTACAAGAGTTGGTGGCCGAAGTACTCAGTCAGACCAGCGAGTTAATACAGCAGAAACAACTGACGGTTATCAATCAGGTCGATAAACATCAGCTTGTGGTCGCGGATCGGCATCAACTTATGGCTGTAATAAGGAATGTACTGACTAATGCCATTAAGTTTACGCCTACGGATGGGTTCATTCGTTTGCACACGGTAGCAAAATCGGCAATGGTTGAACTGCACATTCGGGACACAGGCGTGGGCATGACAGCTGAGCAGATTAGTAACCTCTTCAAGAGTCCCGACGTACGTAGCGGTACGTCGGGAGAGAAAGGGGTTGGACTGGGGTTGCGGATCTGCCGGGAAATGATGGACCGCCAAGGTGGAACATTATGGGTAGAACAACTACCTAAAAGCGGCACACTGGTTCGTATTGGGATAGCTACACCTGTACAAACTGTATATAATTCTGTCGCAAACGACCACGTGCCCTCATCAGCCGCATTTTGA
- a CDS encoding LytR/AlgR family response regulator transcription factor gives MIKQYLIVDDNVDDARQLVSMLDALGLYQCLGIVPTLEEAIEQIGSQILDMIFLDIRLEHSSGLTLLKTNTQLPPVIMVSAYPEYAVDSYEIGRAVDFLLKPFTLERLHMAISRALQRTRHPQHLIETDVAYLKMGRKVQRFEYSSIFYVEAFGIYSKVFTGDSIYTVNERISTLENLLPPRLFMRVHKSYLINTSKITSFDRSTIWLGRIQVPIGVSFRPRLEKLLGLFEGHDD, from the coding sequence ATGATTAAGCAATACCTGATTGTCGATGATAACGTCGACGATGCCCGGCAGCTTGTTTCGATGCTCGATGCCCTGGGCTTGTATCAGTGCCTGGGCATAGTGCCTACCCTGGAAGAAGCCATTGAGCAAATCGGTAGCCAAATTCTTGATATGATCTTTCTGGATATTCGGTTGGAACACTCCTCAGGTTTAACCCTACTGAAGACTAATACGCAGCTCCCGCCCGTCATTATGGTCAGTGCTTATCCTGAATATGCCGTTGACAGTTACGAAATTGGCCGGGCGGTCGACTTTTTGCTCAAACCCTTTACCCTCGAACGGCTTCATATGGCTATTAGCAGGGCTTTACAACGCACCCGTCACCCGCAGCATCTGATTGAGACGGATGTTGCCTATCTTAAAATGGGACGAAAAGTACAGCGATTTGAGTACAGTAGTATTTTTTATGTTGAAGCGTTCGGTATTTATTCTAAAGTTTTTACCGGCGATTCTATCTACACGGTTAATGAGCGAATCTCAACGCTCGAAAATCTGCTTCCGCCCCGGTTATTTATGCGCGTACACAAATCTTACTTGATAAACACGAGCAAAATTACCAGTTTCGACCGCAGCACTATATGGCTCGGCCGCATACAGGTGCCCATTGGTGTGTCATTCAGGCCACGTTTAGAGAAACTGCTTGGCCTGTTTGAGGGGCATGACGATTAA
- a CDS encoding IS3 family transposase — translation MESHIRRVHRQSQSRYGSPRIVDELSDQGIKVARNRVTRLMQKAGIRSIMYKKYRVQTTDSKYDYPVAKNLLNREFTADKPGQNRSAEAMGVRHHLHCHH, via the coding sequence TTGGAGAGCCATATCCGACGAGTGCATCGGCAAAGTCAATCTCGTTACGGCAGTCCCCGAATTGTTGATGAACTTAGTGATCAGGGCATAAAGGTGGCCCGCAATCGCGTTACTCGACTTATGCAAAAAGCGGGCATACGAAGCATTATGTACAAAAAGTATCGAGTACAGACCACTGACTCAAAGTACGATTATCCAGTAGCCAAAAACTTGCTAAACAGAGAGTTCACAGCTGATAAACCGGGGCAAAATCGGAGCGCCGAAGCGATGGGTGTCCGACATCACCTACATTGCCACCATTGA
- a CDS encoding DUF6923 family protein, which translates to MKRLLHQTVALVFLWLALPLLVLVPLAQAQTGSGVFGNVGVHSGGHMGVYGTLTAVSGYVVTPRPEPTANISWQPGASHNGTSDASHVDGYAERVGNTAFTFPVGNSAVLRPAGISAPPSSGTYSAAYFATNPSSATLPTGGPFSTAALGAGVTGVSPVEYWDINGPGAVNLTLTWNAASNLTTLTGGTLSNLVIVGWDGTQWVNLGGTATGTLAGSGSITTTTAVVPNIYTAYTFGSANVTPCATPTVGGLVSYLGNLPLCTQSNVGSLTITGQTGDVVRWETSTNNGATWQPIAGSAGKASYNFVNAQNSQQYRAVVNNGTGCADVSATSATLITSNTACQTALCDSRTGSLSINVVSQSNGSNTTAQVVAVDLTGVIQAVSAPGGNGVSGLAPATYLVYHVTFDNTQTPLPTLSVGTAVSAVGGACVQWSNGLLFGVCPVLPTVAITSPAPNTLVASLNPPITGTATPGASVTVTGSPGTTGGPCVVTAANDGSWTCTSLTFVSGRNSVSAVAGNSAGRSSVASVPFVTLWEQTSYVCGTSAYLFQNLVGVPTSIVSVNLQSGASTTVAQGMLPTPNTDLNAMGYNTIDNFIWGYRLNTDQIVRVGAGFGVQPVTIAGLPVNGSFNVGDVGLDGILYLYSGSGSSTTIYRVDLRPTSPTYLTLLSSLTTTASIIADWSVSPVDGNFYTVDNTFQLLRFNPATGARTVVGAVTGTAIRATDSGFGATYMDNTGALYLSNNATGQIFRLAQPHSGSLVTTLFSTGSPSANNDGARCPSAPVLTPQPQFVCGTDAYLFQNPANVSTGVVRVNLSSGVSSTAANSIAPAPDNQLNALGYNTFDDYIWGYRVNTSQVVRIGGDFSAQVMNINGLPANGAFNVGDVNANGVLYLFSGNGTSTTIYRVDLNPNSSTYLALLPNLTTTATLMADWAFSPIDGNLYGVDNTFQLLRFNPSTGARTVVGSVTGTAIRATDSGFGAAYMDLDGSLYLGNNATGQIFRIPNPHTGGLAATLFSQGPVSANNDGARCPAAPVVDPPSVAITGPAPNTFVTTTNPPITGTATPGTSVTLTGGPGTTGGPCVVTASNTGTFTCTSLTFTPGSQTVTAIACTSVGCGTAISSFSVVAPPTLIVDPVPPTGPTTGTATPDAQIVITDPSGRTLCTTTASSSGSYSCPVTLPPSLTNIIVTACNLAGCTSQTVTPLPSLTVAPPVSPGPPTQPITGTANPGAQITITGPGPVTLCTTTASSSGTFSCPVTLPPGETNLTVTACNSASCVTQPTSRTVIGPPVVIVDPVPPTGPITGTATPGVALTLTDPTGQTLCTTTASQSGTFSCPGPLPPSLTSVIVTACNVTSCVSTTAPVRPSLVVDPPVAPGPPTQPVTGTANPGAQITLTGPGPVTLCTTTASSSGTFSCPVTLPDGITTLTVTACNAGGCTSRPVTLTVAQPPVTMPDIANTNPGTPVTGNVLTNDRDPLGLPLTASLTTPPTVGMATLNPDGSYTYTPPTGFTGTTSFCYTASNTAGHSNSACVTVNVVPAPQSALANNAPVASNLNTQTTQAVPVTVNLLANVSDPDNPGTANGQLNRPTLLSQPAQGTAVVNNDGTVTYTPPAGFTGIVSVPYQVCDKATSPLCSTALLTVNVQPTLPTGTTISPVATDGVLITPVNTPAMGTVATNSYDPQNLLLTYTAGQPQSGTVVMSSTGSYTFTPAPGFVGPVSFTYAACNSAGKCSPATVSVLVQPAPVGGLVRLNVRMLLQGALFNVGSGTLMRDDLRAGGYLPATSPYSASVSPRFSQSGGGGSETTTSAVLSVTGTNAIVDWVLVELRSAANPTLILATRSGLLQRDGDVVLPADGTSPLTFTGLTGSQYYVSVKHRNHLGVMTAMALPLSSSGTVVDFSIMTSSQIYDQPGAVNYNGNEMVTVSGRQALWAGDANADGKVKYAGTASDLTTVLNEVITAQTGNSSPTYNYDFAFGYFWGDVDLNGKVKYQGSVNDPTWIFSNVVATYILNTGPLYNYDFLVEQLP; encoded by the coding sequence ATGAAACGACTGTTACATCAAACTGTCGCGCTGGTATTCCTTTGGCTGGCGTTGCCGCTGCTAGTGCTCGTGCCGCTTGCCCAGGCCCAAACGGGCAGCGGGGTGTTCGGCAACGTGGGCGTACATTCGGGCGGCCATATGGGTGTTTACGGCACCCTGACGGCCGTTTCGGGCTACGTGGTCACGCCCCGCCCCGAACCCACGGCCAACATTAGCTGGCAACCGGGCGCATCGCATAACGGCACCTCGGATGCGAGCCATGTGGACGGCTACGCCGAACGAGTAGGCAATACAGCCTTCACCTTCCCGGTCGGCAATAGCGCGGTGCTACGCCCAGCTGGCATTTCGGCCCCGCCCAGCAGCGGAACCTATTCGGCGGCTTATTTCGCCACCAACCCTTCGTCGGCTACGTTGCCCACGGGTGGGCCGTTCAGTACGGCGGCTTTGGGGGCAGGTGTAACGGGTGTGAGTCCGGTGGAGTATTGGGACATTAACGGCCCCGGTGCTGTCAACTTGACCCTTACCTGGAACGCGGCCAGCAACCTCACCACCCTGACGGGCGGCACCCTGAGCAATTTAGTCATTGTCGGCTGGGACGGCACCCAATGGGTGAATCTGGGCGGCACGGCCACGGGAACACTTGCTGGCTCAGGCAGCATCACGACCACTACAGCCGTAGTCCCGAACATCTACACGGCCTATACCTTTGGCAGTGCCAATGTAACCCCCTGTGCTACACCTACCGTGGGCGGTTTAGTGAGCTATTTGGGCAACCTGCCCCTGTGTACTCAGAGCAACGTGGGCAGCTTAACAATAACCGGCCAAACCGGTGATGTAGTGCGCTGGGAAACCAGCACGAACAACGGCGCTACGTGGCAGCCCATTGCGGGCAGCGCGGGTAAGGCGTCGTACAACTTCGTCAATGCGCAAAATAGCCAGCAATACCGTGCCGTAGTGAACAACGGCACCGGCTGCGCCGACGTTTCGGCTACGTCTGCAACCCTTATCACCAGCAACACAGCCTGCCAGACGGCCCTGTGCGACAGCCGCACGGGTAGCCTGAGCATCAATGTGGTAAGTCAGTCGAATGGGTCCAACACCACGGCGCAGGTCGTGGCCGTGGATTTGACGGGCGTGATTCAGGCCGTTTCAGCACCGGGCGGTAACGGGGTGTCGGGTCTGGCTCCGGCTACGTATCTGGTGTATCACGTCACGTTCGACAATACACAGACACCTCTACCCACCCTGAGCGTTGGCACGGCGGTATCGGCCGTGGGCGGAGCCTGCGTGCAGTGGTCCAACGGGCTGCTGTTTGGCGTGTGTCCGGTCCTGCCCACGGTAGCTATCACCAGCCCGGCTCCCAATACGCTGGTAGCCTCGCTCAACCCGCCCATTACGGGTACGGCCACACCGGGCGCGAGCGTGACGGTAACGGGAAGCCCCGGCACCACGGGCGGGCCGTGTGTAGTTACGGCGGCTAACGACGGTTCCTGGACCTGCACGAGTCTGACTTTTGTGTCGGGGCGCAACAGTGTGTCGGCCGTAGCGGGCAACTCAGCGGGGCGTAGTTCGGTAGCCAGTGTCCCATTCGTGACGCTCTGGGAGCAGACTTCCTATGTCTGCGGCACGAGTGCGTACCTGTTTCAGAACCTCGTCGGTGTACCTACCAGTATCGTCAGCGTGAACCTGCAATCGGGTGCCAGTACCACCGTAGCTCAGGGGATGTTGCCGACCCCCAACACCGATTTAAACGCGATGGGCTATAACACCATCGACAACTTTATCTGGGGATATCGACTCAACACGGATCAGATTGTGCGAGTCGGGGCCGGGTTTGGTGTTCAACCCGTGACAATTGCGGGTTTACCTGTAAACGGCAGCTTCAACGTGGGCGATGTGGGTCTCGACGGGATTCTGTACCTGTATAGCGGCAGCGGCAGCAGCACAACCATTTACCGGGTCGACCTGCGCCCGACTTCGCCTACCTACCTGACGTTGTTGTCGAGCCTGACGACCACGGCTTCGATCATTGCCGACTGGTCGGTCAGCCCGGTCGACGGGAATTTCTATACGGTCGATAATACGTTCCAGTTGCTGCGGTTCAACCCGGCAACGGGCGCGCGCACGGTGGTTGGTGCGGTAACGGGCACCGCGATTCGGGCGACCGACAGCGGTTTCGGCGCGACCTACATGGACAATACGGGTGCCTTGTATCTGAGCAACAACGCCACGGGTCAGATTTTCCGGCTTGCCCAGCCGCATTCGGGTTCGCTCGTAACGACTCTGTTCTCAACCGGATCACCGTCGGCCAACAACGACGGGGCACGTTGCCCCAGTGCGCCCGTGCTGACCCCACAGCCCCAGTTTGTATGCGGCACAGACGCTTATTTGTTCCAGAACCCGGCCAATGTTTCTACCGGCGTTGTGCGGGTCAACTTATCCAGCGGAGTCAGTTCAACCGCAGCGAATAGTATTGCCCCGGCACCCGACAACCAGCTTAACGCATTGGGATACAATACCTTCGATGATTACATCTGGGGTTATCGGGTCAATACGAGTCAGGTGGTACGCATCGGGGGCGATTTTTCGGCACAGGTAATGAACATCAACGGGTTGCCCGCCAATGGTGCGTTCAACGTGGGCGATGTGAATGCCAATGGTGTGCTGTACCTGTTCAGCGGTAATGGCACCAGCACAACCATTTACCGGGTGGATTTGAACCCCAATTCGTCTACCTATCTGGCCTTGCTTCCTAATTTAACCACGACCGCTACGTTGATGGCCGACTGGGCCTTTAGCCCGATTGATGGCAACCTCTACGGGGTTGACAATACGTTCCAGTTGTTGCGGTTCAACCCTTCGACGGGCGCGCGCACGGTAGTCGGGTCTGTAACGGGCACCGCGATTCGGGCTACGGATAGTGGTTTTGGAGCCGCCTACATGGATCTGGATGGAAGTTTGTACCTCGGTAACAATGCCACCGGACAGATTTTCCGCATCCCCAACCCGCATACAGGCGGTCTGGCGGCTACGCTGTTCTCACAGGGGCCAGTTTCGGCCAATAACGACGGTGCCCGCTGCCCGGCCGCTCCGGTGGTCGATCCACCGAGTGTAGCTATCACCGGCCCGGCACCCAACACGTTTGTGACGACCACCAACCCGCCCATTACGGGTACGGCTACACCCGGCACCAGCGTCACACTGACGGGTGGACCCGGCACCACCGGTGGCCCCTGCGTCGTGACGGCCAGCAACACCGGTACGTTTACCTGCACGAGTCTGACGTTTACCCCCGGCTCACAGACGGTTACGGCCATTGCCTGTACCTCCGTTGGTTGCGGTACAGCCATCAGCAGTTTCAGTGTCGTCGCGCCCCCCACGCTCATAGTTGATCCGGTGCCGCCTACCGGCCCCACGACGGGTACGGCTACGCCCGACGCGCAGATTGTGATTACCGACCCCAGCGGACGTACTCTCTGTACCACCACGGCCAGCAGCAGTGGCAGCTACAGTTGTCCGGTTACGCTCCCTCCGAGCCTGACCAACATCATTGTAACGGCCTGCAACCTGGCGGGCTGCACCAGCCAGACCGTAACGCCTTTGCCCAGCCTGACAGTTGCTCCGCCTGTAAGTCCTGGGCCACCCACGCAACCCATTACGGGTACGGCAAATCCGGGGGCACAGATCACCATCACCGGACCTGGTCCGGTTACGCTCTGCACCACCACGGCCAGCAGCAGCGGTACGTTTAGCTGTCCGGTCACCTTACCCCCCGGCGAAACGAACCTGACTGTAACGGCTTGCAATTCGGCGAGTTGCGTGACGCAGCCCACCAGCCGCACGGTGATTGGACCGCCTGTTGTGATCGTAGATCCTGTGCCGCCTACCGGCCCTATTACGGGTACGGCCACGCCGGGTGTAGCCCTGACGCTCACAGACCCCACGGGCCAAACCCTGTGTACAACGACAGCCAGCCAGTCGGGCACGTTTAGCTGCCCTGGTCCGCTGCCACCGAGCCTGACGAGTGTGATCGTGACGGCCTGTAATGTAACGAGCTGCGTCAGCACGACAGCTCCGGTGCGGCCTTCGCTGGTGGTTGATCCACCGGTGGCCCCTGGTCCGCCCACGCAGCCAGTAACGGGCACAGCAAATCCGGGCGCGCAGATTACCCTGACGGGGCCTGGCCCGGTGACGCTTTGCACCACCACTGCAAGTAGTTCGGGTACGTTTAGCTGCCCCGTAACGCTGCCCGATGGTATAACGACCCTGACGGTAACAGCCTGCAACGCGGGTGGCTGCACCAGCCGACCCGTCACACTGACAGTAGCCCAGCCGCCCGTAACAATGCCCGACATTGCCAACACTAACCCCGGTACGCCGGTGACGGGCAACGTGCTGACTAACGACCGCGACCCGCTCGGACTGCCCCTGACTGCTTCACTGACAACCCCGCCCACGGTGGGAATGGCCACACTCAACCCCGATGGCAGCTACACCTATACGCCCCCCACGGGCTTTACCGGCACCACCTCGTTCTGCTATACGGCGAGCAATACGGCCGGTCACAGCAACAGTGCCTGCGTGACGGTGAATGTCGTGCCCGCGCCCCAGTCGGCCCTAGCCAACAACGCGCCCGTGGCCAGCAACCTCAACACGCAAACCACGCAGGCCGTACCAGTGACGGTGAACCTGCTGGCCAACGTGAGTGACCCCGACAACCCCGGCACAGCCAACGGCCAACTGAACCGGCCCACGCTGCTAAGTCAGCCCGCCCAGGGCACGGCGGTGGTCAACAACGACGGTACTGTGACCTACACGCCACCGGCTGGCTTCACCGGCATAGTCAGTGTGCCGTATCAGGTGTGCGACAAAGCAACTTCGCCCCTGTGCAGCACGGCCCTGCTGACGGTGAACGTGCAGCCCACACTCCCCACAGGCACGACCATCTCGCCGGTAGCTACCGATGGTGTGCTGATTACGCCGGTGAACACCCCAGCGATGGGCACGGTGGCCACCAACAGTTACGACCCACAAAACCTGCTCCTGACCTATACCGCAGGGCAGCCGCAGAGCGGAACGGTTGTGATGAGTTCAACGGGGAGCTATACGTTCACGCCCGCGCCGGGCTTCGTGGGGCCGGTTAGCTTCACCTATGCTGCCTGTAACTCGGCTGGCAAGTGCAGCCCGGCCACGGTATCGGTGCTGGTGCAACCGGCCCCCGTGGGTGGCCTTGTCCGGCTGAACGTGCGGATGCTCTTACAGGGGGCGTTGTTCAACGTGGGCAGCGGTACACTCATGCGCGACGACCTGCGGGCGGGCGGCTATTTACCCGCCACCTCGCCCTACTCAGCGTCGGTCAGCCCGCGATTTAGTCAGAGCGGTGGCGGTGGTAGCGAAACCACAACGTCGGCTGTGCTGTCGGTGACAGGAACCAACGCGATTGTTGATTGGGTGCTGGTCGAACTGCGTAGTGCAGCCAACCCAACACTAATATTGGCTACCCGCTCCGGTCTGCTTCAGCGCGATGGTGACGTGGTGTTGCCTGCTGATGGTACCTCACCGCTTACGTTCACGGGCCTGACGGGTAGTCAGTACTACGTGTCAGTGAAGCACCGCAATCACCTCGGCGTAATGACGGCCATGGCCCTACCATTGAGCAGTTCAGGTACGGTAGTCGACTTCTCAATTATGACATCGTCTCAGATCTACGACCAGCCTGGCGCAGTGAACTACAACGGCAACGAAATGGTGACCGTCAGCGGGCGGCAGGCTCTGTGGGCCGGTGATGCCAACGCTGATGGCAAGGTAAAGTATGCCGGTACAGCTTCGGACCTGACCACCGTGCTGAATGAAGTCATCACCGCTCAGACCGGCAACAGCAGTCCGACCTACAACTATGACTTCGCCTTTGGCTATTTCTGGGGCGATGTGGACCTCAACGGTAAAGTGAAATACCAGGGATCGGTCAACGACCCAACCTGGATTTTCAGCAACGTGGTGGCTACCTACATACTAAATACTGGACCACTCTACAACTACGACTTTTTGGTGGAGCAGTTGCCCTAA